The sequence below is a genomic window from Clostridium sp. BJN0001.
ATGATAAATGAAGTAGTAACTGCAGTAGAAAATTTGGCACAGTCAAAAACAGGTGCGTTAATAGTAATTGAACAGACAACAGGCTTAAATGAACTCATAGCCTCAGGAACAATGATTGATGCAGTTACAACATCAAATCTTCTTGAAAATATATTCGTAGTAAATACACCACTTCATGATGGTGCAACAATAATAAGAAATAATAGAATACTTGCATCAGGATGTGTACTTCCTCTTACAAATAATGTGAACATAAATAAAAAGCTTGGAACAAGACATAGAGCAGCGATTGGTCTTTCTGAAGTCTCAGATGCTCTTATAATAATTGTATCTGAAGAAACAGGAGTTATATCACTTGCTATAAATGGTAATTTAACAAGAAATTATAACAAAGACAAATTAAGAAGTGTACTTACAGCGATAATTGAGAATAAGGCAAAGAATAATGTGGTAACAGCTGGAGAGAAGGTGAAGTCATGGATAAAGATGAAAAAATTTCTAAATCGATAATAGTAAAACTTATTTGTTTGCTTATATCGACATGTTTATGGTTTTATGTAAGTAATGTTGAAAACCCTACAAGAACTTCAAAGATAAAAAATGTTCCTGTACAGCTTATAAATCTTTCATCTCTTCAAGATGCAGGACTTGCAATTTCGGAGAACCAGGACTTTACGGTTGATTTAAGCCTTGAAGGCTCATCAAAAAATGTAATTAATGCCAAAGTTGAAGATTTTAAAGTAGAGGCTGATATGTCAGCATATGCCTTAAAAGAAGGAGAAAATTTAATACCTATCAAGATAGTTGACTATCCTGAAAATGTAAGTATAAAAAATAATGGTGTACTCGCAGTAAAGGTAAAGCTTGAGAAGATGATTCAAAAGGATATAGATTTGGTTTCAAAAGTTGATATATCATATAAAGACAACATATATGAGAAAGATAAAAAGATATCACCATCAAAAGTAACAATATCAGGGCCTCAAAGTGCAGTTGACAGAGTTACGCAAGCTGTTATTGAAGGTGAAGAAAAAAATGTAGACAGGAATATGGAAGCATCATATGATATTCAATTTATAGATCAAAAAGGAAATAAAGTATCTAATATAGATTCAAATTATAATAAAGCACAGCTAGAAATTGAGGTAAGCAGTGGTAAAAGTGTGCCTGTGACTGT
It includes:
- the cdaA gene encoding diadenylate cyclase CdaA, translated to MSDFFAMLVKTFSNISVWAVLDILVVSMIFYKGYTLIKETRAEQLLKGILLIVALIPISYFLKLDMLNFILNKTLTIGVLSVVIIFQPEIRRALEHIGRSAFDDNHQINKERVNTMINEVVTAVENLAQSKTGALIVIEQTTGLNELIASGTMIDAVTTSNLLENIFVVNTPLHDGATIIRNNRILASGCVLPLTNNVNINKKLGTRHRAAIGLSEVSDALIIIVSEETGVISLAINGNLTRNYNKDKLRSVLTAIIENKAKNNVVTAGEKVKSWIKMKKFLNR
- a CDS encoding CdaR family protein is translated as MDKDEKISKSIIVKLICLLISTCLWFYVSNVENPTRTSKIKNVPVQLINLSSLQDAGLAISENQDFTVDLSLEGSSKNVINAKVEDFKVEADMSAYALKEGENLIPIKIVDYPENVSIKNNGVLAVKVKLEKMIQKDIDLVSKVDISYKDNIYEKDKKISPSKVTISGPQSAVDRVTQAVIEGEEKNVDRNMEASYDIQFIDQKGNKVSNIDSNYNKAQLEIEVSSGKSVPVTVKTQSNIKEGYILESALPSSESVVIIGNTDNLNNISEIETEPIDLSEITGDTEISAKLKLPNNITLFNGEDKIKVEIKVVAAKNPTSVMSVKVNCNNLKDEFAIKNENIVTSVTFSGNTEDLKSLTAKDIEASVDLSQISEEGTYNFKPSVTTKKNIEVSAVSEVSITINKK